The Colias croceus chromosome 3, ilColCroc2.1 genome includes a region encoding these proteins:
- the LOC123705911 gene encoding NADH dehydrogenase [ubiquinone] flavoprotein 1, mitochondrial-like, whose amino-acid sequence MAGALARIVQGTKSHLGIAGPLVSISNGSVRYQSQGKTKFGPLADSDRIFTNLYGRHDWRLKGALARGDWYMTKNILEKGTDWIVNELKTSGLRGRGGAGFPTGMKWSFMNKPSDGRPKYLVVNADEGEPGTCKDREIMRHDPHKLIEGCLIAGRAMGAQAAYIYIRGEFYNEASNLQVAIAEAYQAGLIGKNACNSGYDFDVFVHRGAGAYICGEETALIESIEGKQGKPRLKPPFPADVGLFGCPTTVNNVETIAVSPTICRRGGSWFASFGRPRNSGTKLFNISGHVNTPCTVEEEMSIPLKELIERHAGGVCGGWDNLLAIIPGGSSTPLIPKDVCETVLMDFDGLVAAQTSLGTAAIIVMDKSTDIVKAIARLIMFYKHESCGQCTPCREGVSWMNKIIYRFVDGNASPKEIDMLWEISKQIEGHTICALGDGAAWPVQGLIRHFRPELERRMQEYQMTHGPSKAERLY is encoded by the exons ATGGCTGGTGCTTTGGCGAGGATTGTTCAGGGGACAAAATCTCACCTAG GTATCGCGGGACCTCTGGTGAGCATCAGCAATGGATCGGTTCGGTATCAAAGCCAAGGCAAAACTAAATTTGGTCCTTTGGCAGACTCAGACAGAATTTTCACAAACCTTTATGGACGTCATGATTGGCGATTGAAGGGGGCCTTGGCCCGTGGGGACTGGtatatgacaaaaaatatacttgaAAAAGGAACTGACTGGATCGTTA ATGAGCTTAAAACGTCCGGTCTCCGTGGTCGCGGTGGTGCTGGTTTCCCGACCGGCATGAAGTGGTCGTTCATGAACAAGCCGTCAGATGGTCGGCCGAAGTATCTCGTAGTTAACGCTGATGAGGGGGAGCCGGGCACTTGCAAGGACAGGGAGATCATGCGTCACGATCCACATAAGTTGATCGAGGGTTGTTTGATCGCTGGGCGCGCTATGGGCGCGCAGGCGGCGTATATTTACATCAGAGGCGAGTTCTACAATGAGGCCAGCAACTTGCAAGTTGCTATTGCAGAG gcgTACCAAGCAGGCCTGATCGGCAAGAACGCATGTAACTCGGGCTACGACTTCGACGTGTTCGTGCACCGTGGTGCCGGAGCTTACATCTGCGGCGAGGAGACCGCTCTCATCGAATCCATTGAGGGGAAACAGGGCAAGCCACGTCTGAAGCCCCCGTTCCCGGCTGATGTTGGTCTGTTTGGATGCCCCACTACGGTGAACAATGTGGAGACTATTGCTGTTTCGCCG ACAATCTGCCGTCGCGGCGGTTCCTGGTTCGCGTCATTCGGCCGGCCACGTAACTCGGGCACCAAGCTGTTCAACATCTCCGGTCACGTGAACACTCCCTGCACTGTGGAGGAGGAGATGAGCATTCCGCTGAAGGAATTGATTGAACGACACGCTGGTGGGGTCTGCGGGGGATGGGATAATCTGTTAGCGATCATACCGGGAGGCTCGTCTACACCGTTGATACCTAAAGA TGTATGCGAGACAGTACTCATGGACTTCGACGGTCTGGTAGCAGCCCAAACGTCTCTCGGTACAGCGGCCATCATAGTGATGGACAAATCCACGGACATTGTGAAGGCGATCGCTCGTCTCATCATGTTCTACAAGCACGAGTCGTGCGGGCAGTGCACGCCTTGCAGGGAGGGAGTTTCGTGGATGAATAAGATTATATATAG ATTCGTCGATGGCAATGCTTCACCGAAGGAAATAGACATGCTTTGGGAGATTTCTAAACAAATTGAAg GACACACAATTTGCGCCCTCGGAGACGGTGCCGCGTGGCCGGTGCAAGGTCTCATCAGGCATTTCAGACCAGAGTTGGAGAGACGCATGCAAGAGTACCAGATGACCCACGGGCCGAGCAAAGCCGAACGCCTCTACTAG
- the LOC123705915 gene encoding beta-lactamase-like protein 2 homolog, whose product MAAVIPAVSRLSNRIIRILGCNPGPMTLQGTNTYLIGTGKNRILLDTGDKDVPEYQKNLSEVVSSEQVNIEHIIVTHWHHDHIGGVENIFGTIAKNPKIWKHRRDTNDAADPDIPTIKMNWLSDGQEIKVEGATLKIHHTPGHTTDHVVLTLLEENILFSGDCILGEGTAVFEDLFTYMKSLNRILELQPGVIYPGHGNVVEDPLEKIKYYIAHRNQREEQILQALKNNADKQLNEMDLVKMIYRETPEHLWPAAAYNVNHHLTKLTKEKKIKLINIDDESKWQYIPLQSNL is encoded by the exons ATGGCTGCAGTAATTCCCGCAGTTTCACGGTTATCTAATAGAATAATTAGAATTTTGGGCTGCAATCCAGGACCTATGACTTTACAGGGTACAAATACGTATTTAATTGGCACTGGAAAGAA TCGAATTCTCTTGGACACTGGTGACAAAGATGTTCCAGAGTACCAGAAAAACTTATCAGAAGTTGTAAGTTCTGAACAAGTGAATATTGAGCACATAATTGTTACACATTGGCATCATGACCATATTGGAGGAGTGGAGAATATCTTTGGGACTATTGCAA aAAACCCAAAAATCTGGAAACATAGAAGGGACACTAACGATGCAGCAGATCCAGACATACCCACCATTAAAATGAACTGGCTCTCTGATGGACAGGAGATCAAAGTAGAGGGAGCTACTCTCAAAATCCACCACACACCAGGTCACACCACAGACCATGTTGTTCTTACTTTATTggaggaaaatattttatttagtggTGATTGCATTCTTGGTGAAGGCACTGCTGTTTTTGAAGATCTATTCACATATATGAAGAGTTTGAATAGAATATTGGAATTGCAACCTGGTGTTATCTATCCAGGCCATGGTAATGTTGTGGAG GACCctctggaaaaaataaaatattacatagcACATAGGAATCAAAGAGAGGAACAAATACTACAGGCACTCAAAAACAATGCAGATAAACAATTAAATGAGATGGATTTAGTCAAAATGATTTATCGTGAGACACCAGAACATTTGTGGCCCGCGGCAGCTTATAATGTTAATCACCACTTGACAAAGTTGACTAAAGAAAAgaagataaaattaatcaatattGATGATGAGAGTAAATGGCAATATATTCCATtacaaagtaatttataa
- the LOC123705909 gene encoding mRNA-capping enzyme: MTNQDPGPVPDRWLHCPRKSSGLIAEKFLAFKTPLGPKFNDKLPECNRFTPSMLFSYVKDLKLKLGLWIDLTNTSRFYDKKEIEKMDCKYVKLSCRGHGETPSVEQTRAFIKIVKNFIAQNPLLIIGVHCTHGFNRTGFLLVSYMTEELDCSVDAALAVFAHKRDPGIYKQDYILELYKRYDDETQTPTAPPRPDWCDEEEIDYDDDDAPSFSQSSHHATAHKNAKNKKRKKETNYKKASFMPEVHGVEPFDSQPRLLQVQQKVQQFCKWESTGFPGSQPVSMDMDNIKKLHKKPYRVSWKADGVRYMMLIEDKDEVYMLDRDNCAFKVHGLYFPHNKEDRHLRNTLLDGEMVVDHVDGESKPRFLCYDIIRFEDQNVGKEPFHPVRSSCIQNEIISPRDRAITSGAIDKTAEPFRVALKAFWDVAVAERLLGEQFARSLHHEPDGLIFQPAKEPYVPGQCDDVLKWKPSDMNSVDFRLKIVSTECGIKKVTEGYLYVGSLTRPFAVMKNVKNIKHLHDKIIECKYEDNKWVFMRERTDKSFPNSFKTAMSVSKSIQNPVTKEYLLHYIARYRYQVDSEHMPPPKRRR; encoded by the exons ATGACCAACCAAGATCCAGGACCAGTGCCAGATCGGTGGCTTCATTGTCCACGGAAATCATCAGGGTTAATAGCCGAAAAATTCTTAGCATTTAAGACGCCATTAGGACCTAAATTCAATGATAAATTACCTGAATGTAATCGGTTTACGCCATCAATGTTATTTAGTTATGTGAAAGACCTAAAG TTGAAACTTGGGCTGTGGATTGATCTCACGAATACCAGTcgtttttatgataaaaaggaaattgaaaaaatggattgtaaatatgtaaaattatccTGCCGTGGTCATGGAGAAACACCTTCTGTGGAACAAACTAG GGCTTTTATAAAGATAGTGAAAAACTTCATTGCCCAGAATCCTCTATTGATTATTGGAGTTCACTGCACTCATGGATTCAACCGGACAGGTTTTCTGTTAGTCTCGTACATGACAGAAGAATTGGATTGCAGTGTTGATGCAGCTCTTGCGGTGTTTGCTCACAAAAG AGACCCAGGCATATACAAACAGGACTATATACTGGAGTTATACAAACGTTATGATGACGAGACCCAAACCCCAACTGCTCCGCCAAGACCAGACTGGTGTGATG AGGAAGAAATTGactatgatgatgatgatgctCCAAGCTTTTCTCAATCGTCACACCATGCAACGGCACATAAGAATGCAAA AAACAAAAAGCGTAAGAAAGAGACTAACTACAAGAAAGCGTCCTTCATGCCGGAAGTGCACGGTGTAGAGCCATTCGACAGCCAGCCCCGTCTTCTGCAAGTGCAGCAAAAAGTGCAGCAGTTCTGTAAATGGGAGTCCACTGGATTCCCTGGCTCTCAACCCGTGTCTATGGACATGGATAATATAAAGAAGCTGCATAAGAAACCGTATAGGGTGTCGTGGAAGGCGGACGGAGTGAG GTACATGATGCTAATAGAGGACAAGGATGAAGTGTATATGTTGGACAGAGACAACTGCGCGTTCAAAGTGCACGGCCTGTACTTCCCGCACAACAAGGAGGACCGCCATCTCAGAAACACGCTGCTTGACGGT GAGATGGTAGTAGACCACGTGGACGGCGAGAGCAAGCCGCGCTTCTTGTGCTATGACATCATTCGGTTCGAAGACCAGAACGTTGGCAAGGAACCTTTCCACCCCGTTAGGAGTAGCTGCATACAGAACGAGATTATTAGCCCGAG GGACCGCGCGATAACCAGCGGCGCGATCGACAAGACCGCGGAGCCGTTCCGCGTGGCGCTGAAGGCGTTCTGGGACGTGGCCGTCGCGGAGCGGCTGCTCGGCGAGCAGTTCGCGCGCTCCCTGCACCACGAGCCCGACGGGCTCATCTTCCAGCCGGCCAAGGAG CCCTATGTGCCCGGCCAGTGCGACGACGTATTGAAGTGGAAACCGAGCGATATGAACAGCGTTGATTTTCGCCTGAAAATCGTCTCCACGGAATGTGG CATAAAAAAAGTGACGGAAGGCTACTTATACGTCGGATCATTGACAAGGCCGTTCGCAGTTATGAAGAACGTCAAGAACATAAAACACTTGCACGATAAAATCATCGAGTGCAAGTATGAGGACAACAAGTGGGTGTTTATGCGCGAACGGACGGACAAATCGTTCCCGAACAGCTTTAAAACGGCTATGT cTGTATCGAAAAGTATACAGAACCCGGTGACAAAGGAATATCTTCTACATTATATAGCGCGCTACAGATACCAAGTCGATTCCGAACACATGCCGCCACCGAAACGGAGAAGATAA